One Pirellulales bacterium DNA segment encodes these proteins:
- the cas2 gene encoding CRISPR-associated endonuclease Cas2 — MWVVTMFDLPVDTKRARKEYARFRKLLLEDGFTMMQFSVYLRHCPSEENAAIHIQRVERGVPPDGEVRIITITDKQFERMRIFWGKMRRPVELPGDQLELF, encoded by the coding sequence ATGTGGGTCGTGACGATGTTCGACCTGCCCGTCGACACCAAGCGTGCCCGAAAGGAGTACGCGCGCTTCCGCAAATTGCTGCTGGAAGACGGCTTTACAATGATGCAGTTTTCGGTCTATTTGAGGCATTGCCCGAGCGAGGAGAATGCGGCGATCCACATTCAGCGCGTCGAGCGCGGAGTGCCCCCTGATGGCGAAGTCCGGATCATCACCATTACCGACAAGCAGTTCGAGCGGATGCGCATTTTTTGGGGGAAAATGCGCCGTCCGGTCGAACTGCCCGGCGATCAACTCGAACTTTTCTGA
- a CDS encoding HNH endonuclease gives MRKAIHEVRRHLVEYMVTFRRRPDYVFIELAREARMGKKDADRLLFKNRLRNRIRNDILEEFNLHSVSATQQRAAVDRVVLAVQQGCICPLCGKRIGPDGNDGLTLRKAAIGEGCEVAHIIPRASGGHNGLGNIVLAHTKCNREMERRTPRQFWELTLPGGFAEGIAWAEKMYADVERPKASDMKNANGMALWSCYFRAWDDKAKLDQFKKEVKDIREMTARQEAATKYATRQVMAYLADAIYDGKGLPERGGERRIFTTDGIWTSRLRREWGLFFDRHDKKRKGLTTEQEQQRREKDRGDHRHHAIDAVVIALTTEQVRADWDKREMRADVEGVNTADEQQMENYRRAHPISPPRPFNTGDKLREAVEDAVFGDGPVERPVCHRHVKRKLIGALHKATQYGPVVDVWKQNGTVHCELVKTRVTVRQAVIGEAPTDFLKPTHLRLPREESDDEAIERLARRFRVGKKRLSAPEAEKAARRFIKSNAFTRRIVDPKPEKGGIVRDPGLRRLLRRRIEQRGLNPDSFTKVELKRSIDLHGPLTQDSGVPIHSVVLLWSNNDPVTVGRDHCDYATGKRRKLDDPTSIRLYDGQNNHHIEVRVRANKKGVEVWKGEVVSAFEAAQRKLAKLRAVRKADIPKPTDFRKLSKAERAKYRPLLREIESAHPLVDRSDNEKDGRFVMSLCEGEMLMMKGKPAKKGEPPGPVGYFVVAKLDKPNGIVLVPHWDARAAGERKDAEGKKVPNSKREQFTATPSDLKELAPPGKPHAAKVRVSPLGKIAELVRD, from the coding sequence GTGCGGAAAGCGATCCACGAGGTGCGGCGGCACCTGGTCGAGTATATGGTGACCTTTCGCAGGCGGCCCGACTACGTGTTTATCGAGTTGGCCCGCGAAGCACGGATGGGGAAAAAAGACGCCGACCGGCTGCTGTTCAAGAACCGCCTACGGAATCGAATTCGGAATGACATCCTCGAGGAGTTCAATCTTCACTCCGTGAGCGCGACGCAGCAGCGCGCGGCGGTCGACCGCGTTGTACTGGCCGTCCAGCAAGGTTGCATTTGCCCGCTATGCGGAAAGCGGATCGGCCCCGACGGGAACGATGGCCTGACGCTCCGCAAGGCGGCCATCGGCGAAGGATGCGAAGTCGCTCACATCATCCCACGCGCTAGCGGCGGTCACAACGGCCTTGGCAACATCGTCCTCGCACATACCAAGTGCAACCGCGAGATGGAGCGGCGCACGCCGCGTCAATTTTGGGAGTTGACGCTCCCAGGAGGTTTCGCCGAAGGCATTGCTTGGGCTGAAAAAATGTATGCCGACGTCGAACGCCCCAAGGCTTCCGACATGAAAAACGCCAACGGCATGGCTCTTTGGTCGTGCTATTTCAGGGCCTGGGATGACAAGGCGAAGCTCGATCAGTTCAAAAAGGAAGTGAAGGACATCCGGGAAATGACCGCGCGGCAGGAGGCGGCGACGAAATACGCCACGCGCCAGGTGATGGCCTACCTGGCCGACGCCATTTACGACGGAAAGGGCTTGCCGGAGCGGGGCGGGGAGCGGCGCATTTTCACGACCGACGGCATCTGGACCAGCCGCCTGCGGCGCGAGTGGGGGCTGTTCTTCGATCGCCATGACAAAAAGCGGAAGGGACTCACCACCGAGCAAGAACAACAGCGCAGGGAAAAGGACCGAGGCGATCATCGGCATCATGCGATCGACGCGGTTGTCATTGCACTGACGACGGAACAGGTTCGCGCCGACTGGGACAAGCGCGAGATGAGGGCCGACGTCGAGGGAGTCAACACGGCCGACGAGCAGCAAATGGAGAATTACCGCCGCGCCCATCCCATCTCGCCGCCGCGGCCTTTCAATACCGGCGACAAATTGCGCGAGGCGGTCGAGGACGCGGTGTTTGGCGACGGCCCGGTGGAGCGGCCAGTCTGTCACCGCCATGTGAAGCGCAAGCTCATCGGCGCGCTGCATAAAGCAACGCAGTATGGACCCGTGGTCGATGTTTGGAAGCAAAACGGAACAGTCCATTGTGAGCTCGTCAAGACGCGTGTAACCGTACGCCAGGCAGTCATTGGCGAGGCACCAACGGACTTCCTAAAGCCGACGCATCTACGTCTACCCCGTGAAGAGAGCGATGACGAGGCGATCGAGCGACTGGCACGGCGATTTCGCGTCGGCAAGAAGAGGCTGTCTGCGCCGGAGGCGGAAAAGGCGGCTCGTCGATTCATAAAGTCAAATGCCTTTACCAGAAGAATTGTTGATCCAAAGCCTGAAAAAGGTGGAATCGTGCGCGACCCCGGTCTGCGACGCCTACTACGAAGGCGGATTGAGCAACGTGGGCTGAACCCTGATTCATTCACAAAGGTCGAACTGAAACGGTCTATCGATCTTCACGGGCCGCTTACGCAGGATAGCGGCGTACCCATCCATAGCGTCGTTCTACTGTGGAGCAACAACGACCCAGTAACCGTTGGCCGCGATCACTGTGATTATGCGACCGGGAAACGTCGGAAGCTCGATGATCCAACGTCGATACGCCTTTACGACGGCCAAAATAATCATCACATTGAGGTTCGCGTCCGTGCGAACAAGAAAGGAGTCGAGGTTTGGAAAGGTGAGGTCGTTTCCGCGTTCGAGGCCGCGCAGCGCAAGCTCGCCAAACTGCGCGCGGTACGAAAGGCCGATATTCCAAAACCGACGGATTTTCGCAAGCTCTCGAAAGCCGAGCGGGCCAAGTACCGCCCGCTGCTGCGGGAGATCGAGTCGGCCCATCCGCTTGTGGACCGGTCCGACAACGAGAAGGACGGGCGGTTTGTGATGAGCCTCTGCGAGGGCGAGATGCTGATGATGAAGGGCAAGCCCGCGAAGAAAGGTGAGCCGCCCGGGCCGGTCGGCTACTTCGTCGTTGCTAAACTCGACAAGCCCAACGGCATTGTGCTGGTGCCCCATTGGGACGCCCGTGCGGCCGGTGAGCGCAAGGACGCCGAGGGAAAAAAAGTGCCGAATTCAAAGCGCGAACAATTCACGGCGACGCCGAGCGACCTGAAGGAATTGGCGCCGCCCGGCAAGCCCCACGCCGCGAAGGTCCGGGTCAGCCCGCTCGGCAAAATTGCGGAGCTCGTGAGGGATTGA
- the cas1 gene encoding type II CRISPR-associated endonuclease Cas1 — MIKRTIEVSREPAHLCVRLNQLTLKRGDETVGSIPCEDIGVVVVDHPQATYTHAALASLAQADATLVICGRDHLPVAMLVPLADHSQVVWRVREQIEAGKPLCKRLWRQIVQAKIRAQAANLAADSPSHRRLLQLASEVRSGDSTNREAQAAKTYWSAWLTEAPDDRRADFATFRRDPDGGGANALLNYGYAVMRAAVARALVAAGLLPSLGLHHSHRANAFCLADDLLEPLRPVVDERVRQLLVAGQNELDQPTKAALLELLAVPTETDEGRGPLLVALHRYAASLVQCFQGAARRLEIPRPCESADTDACGS, encoded by the coding sequence GTGATTAAACGCACCATCGAAGTCTCCCGCGAACCCGCGCACCTCTGCGTGCGGCTCAATCAGCTCACGCTCAAGCGCGGCGACGAAACGGTCGGCAGCATCCCCTGCGAAGACATCGGCGTGGTGGTCGTCGACCACCCGCAGGCCACCTATACGCACGCCGCGCTGGCCTCGCTGGCGCAGGCCGACGCCACGCTGGTGATCTGTGGCCGCGACCACTTGCCGGTCGCCATGCTGGTGCCGCTGGCGGACCACAGCCAAGTGGTATGGCGCGTGCGCGAACAAATCGAGGCGGGCAAACCCCTCTGCAAACGCTTGTGGCGGCAGATCGTGCAGGCAAAAATCCGCGCTCAGGCGGCCAATCTCGCCGCCGACTCGCCCTCGCACCGCAGGCTGCTGCAGCTCGCCAGCGAAGTGCGCTCCGGCGATTCGACGAACCGCGAGGCACAAGCCGCCAAGACCTATTGGTCGGCCTGGCTGACGGAGGCGCCCGACGATCGGCGCGCCGATTTCGCCACCTTCCGCCGCGATCCCGACGGCGGCGGTGCCAACGCGCTTCTAAACTACGGCTATGCCGTGATGCGCGCGGCGGTGGCACGGGCGCTCGTGGCCGCGGGACTGCTCCCCTCGCTGGGCCTGCACCATTCGCACCGTGCGAATGCCTTTTGCCTGGCCGACGACTTGCTGGAACCGTTGCGCCCCGTCGTCGACGAGCGCGTGCGGCAGTTGCTCGTGGCCGGGCAGAACGAACTCGATCAGCCGACGAAGGCCGCGCTGTTGGAATTGCTGGCCGTCCCCACGGAAACCGACGAGGGCCGAGGCCCCCTGCTGGTCGCCCTGCACCGCTACGCGGCGTCGTTGGTGCAGTGCTTTCAAGGCGCGGCACGCCGATTGGAGATTCCCCGGCCATGCGAATCAGCGGATACCGATGCATGTGGGTCGTGA